From Camelina sativa cultivar DH55 chromosome 20, Cs, whole genome shotgun sequence, the proteins below share one genomic window:
- the LOC104769376 gene encoding psbP domain-containing protein 5, chloroplastic isoform X2 — protein MDEPKKEEEVKKEAPIAMALLCPSLPSPNCRLFRRRSSNISSKYHKELMIARSGVSTRSISSEEGLSRRDLVLIGLSSPLSMLLPLSPVTYAEEDLKMVAEELKVGSMVDDVNAYSYAYPLELPSEKLVFKWVESRKPERYSSAAPLSPDARLRIVSERVDLIDNLVISISIGPPNSTLKSKEKNTWAAKEVADSVLSDKSALRVTSSQRLEESSVLDAHATDIDGEPYWYYEYLVRKSPTKIAEASKLYRHYISSTAERDGYLYTINASTLGKQWDKMGPVLERTVESFRLLPATDSYVPPYKDPWRFW, from the exons ATGGATGAGCctaagaaggaagaagaagtgaagaaggaAGCTCCCATAGCCATGGCTCTTCTCTGTCCATCTCTTCCCTCTCCGAATTGTCGTCTTTTCAG aagaagaagcagcaacaTTTCGAGTAAGTATCACAAGGAGCTGATGATTGCTCGTTCTGGCGTTTCTACGAGATCGATTTCTTCGGAAGAAGGGCTTTCTCGTAGGGATTTGGTTCTGATTGgtctctcttctcctttgtcTATGCTCTTGCCTCTATCTCCTG TCACTTATGCAGAAGAAGACCTGAAAATGGTTGCAGAAGAATTAAAAGTGGGTTCAATGGTGGATGATGTTAATGCTTATTCCTATGCTTACCCATTGGAGTTGCCATCTGAGAAGCTTGTCTTCAAATG GGTGGAATCGAGAAAGCCTGAGCGTTACTCTTCAGCTGCACCACTCTCTC CTGATGCACGTCTACGCATTGTTTCTGAACGAGTTGACCTCATCGACAACCTTGTAATTTCTATTTCG ATAGGTCCCCCAAACTCgacattaaaatcaaaagaaaagaatacaTGGGCAGCTAAGGAAGTTGCTGACTCTGTCTTGTCTGATAAGTCAGCATTG CGTGTCACCTCAAGTCAGCGTCTCGAAGAGAGCTCGGTTCTTGATGCACATGCTACTGAT ATTGATGGGGAGCCTTACTGGTACTATGAGTACCTTGTTCGCAAATCACCAACTAAAATT GCTGAAGCATCAAAGCTTTACAGACACTATATTTCTTCAACAGCTGAACGTGATG GGTACTTATACACCATAAACGCTTCAACCCTTGGCAAGCAATGGGACAAG ATGGGACCGGTGTTAGAAAGAACAGTAGAATCCTTTAGGCTTCTTCCTGCTACTGATAGTTATGTTCCTCCATACAAGGATCCATGGAGGTTTTGGTGA
- the LOC104769378 gene encoding protein ANTI-SILENCING 1-like yields the protein MEESIGSEGLEFKWGKKKSVGGRNKDVQFYESFTYDGDEYHLYDCVLVGNSSEPDSTEPFVGKIIKIWEHANKQIPRKVKLLWFFKPSEILPYLEGVPDVLANELFLASGEGRGLANINELEAIGGKCSVLCISKDKRNPQPSDEEISSSDFVFRRAFDVGSCKIVDTIDDKIAGVDVKFLFNRACCEKEATAVQKIKADGNSDSLKPNGPLASDSVRKIKDKSFQSSDCKEGSKGGKEKEKGHYQLATPRSTLAEERSNKDSGFRGNHCDGKAQESEVKKQLTKQKSMPAEERYSNSREASGSRIIHSTSKKAQVNDVKRQLTKQKSFPTEERYCEEPNGLDDRPLKKQKLDSSVTVPVRRNTTILQHNTSDGKKDTSSFKRPRDKATIEEVPPEKPSFVKKRDLGESVSEGKNTKIVTEKVLSKKSSFGRAEDKLLAVDNERNYQVTEVSRRPDAEKIKWLRNLPWEESMRDAEKKGTVVLLQNLDATFTSDEVEDIVYSALNEQCEARMIERTSVTTPHIGEALVLFKTREVAERVIRKLDEGCLLLSNGRTLVASFAKITPPGKPPSFSGHIKLHKTQTRREMRDAVATSHCSQPNNLEFDMAMEWCLHQARHEHASESVSKRQLEEMKALRINFKPKLP from the exons ATGGAAGAATCAATAGGATCTGAAGGGTTAGAGTTTAAGTGGGGTAAGAAGAAAAGTGTTGGCGGGAGAAATAAAGATGTTCAGTTCTATGAATCATTCACTTATGACGGCGATGAATACCATCTTTATGACTGTGTTTTAGTTGGTAACTCCAGTGAACCAGACTCTACTGAACCTTTCGTTGGCAAGATCATAAAGATTTGGGAACACGCTAATAAGCAAATCCCAAGGAAAGTCAAACTTCTCTGGTTCTTTAAACCTTCTGAGATTTTGCCGTATCTTGAAGGAGTCCCAGATGTTCTTGCAAATGAACTGTTTTTGGCATCGGGTGAAGGTCGCGGCCTTGCTAATATCAACGAATTG GAAGCAATCGGTGGAAAATGCTCTGTTCTATGCATTTCAAAGGACAAAAGAAATCCACAACCCTCGGATGAAGAGATCAGCTCATCGGACTTCGTGTTTCGCCGAGCATTTGATGTTGGAAGTTGCAAAATTGTGGATACGATTGATGATAAAATTGCTGGAGTTGACG TTAAATTTCTCTTTAACAGAGCGTGTTGTGAGAAAGAAGCAACTGCTGTGCAGAAAATTAAAGCAGATGGGAATTCAGATAGTTTGAAGCCAAATGGTCCTTTAGCTAGTGATTCGGTTAGGAAAATTAAAGACAAATCATTTCAATCGTCTGACTGTAAAGAAGGCAGTAAAGGtggcaaagaaaaagaaaaaggtcaCTATCAACTGGCTACACCAAGATCTACACTTGCAGAAGAAAGGTCTAACAAGGATTCTGGATTTAGGGGAAATCATTGTGATGGCAAAGCTCAAGAAAGTGAAGTTAAAAAACAGTTAACTAAACAAAAGTCTATGCCTGCAGAAGAAAGATATAGTAACTCTCGTGAAGCTTCTGGCTCCAGGATTATTCATTCCACATCCAAGAAAGCTCAAGTAAATGATGTTAAAAGACAGTTGACTAAACAAAAATCTTTTCCCACTGAAGAAAGATATTGTGAAGAGCCGAATGGATTGGATGACAGGCCTCTGAAGAAACAGAAACTAGATAGTTCTGTTACAGTTCCTGTTAGACGGAATACAACCATTTTGCAGCACAATACTTCTGATGGTAAAAAGGATACATCGTCTTTTAAGAGACCTAGAGACAAAGCGACTATAGAGGAAGTCCCTCCCGAGAAGCCCAGCTTTGTTAAGAAGCGAGATCTGGGAGAGTCAGTATCTGaaggaaaaaatacaaaaattgtaACTGAAAAAGTTTTATCCAAGAAGTCCAGCTTTGGACGTGCTGAGGACAAGTTGTTGGCGGTTGATAATGAAAGAAATTATCAAGTAACTGAAGTGAGCCGAAGGCCGGATGCT GAGAAAATTAAATGGCTCCGGAATCTC CCTTGGGAGGAAAGTATGAGGGATGCAGAAAAAAAAGGGACTGTGGTACTTCTTCAAAACTTGGATGCTACTTTTACATCTGATGAAGTGGAG GATATAGTCTATTCTGCTTTGAACGAGCAATGCGAAGCGAGGATGATAGAGCGTACATCAGTCACTACTCCTCATATTG GTGAAGCTTTGGTCCTTTTCAAGACAAGAGAAGTAGCAGAAAGAGTGATTAGAAAACTAGATGAGGGATGCTTGTTGCTATCAAATGGGAG GACCCTTGTTGCTTCTTTTGCTAAGATTACTCCACCAGGGAAGCCGCCATCATTCTCCGGCCATATTAAACTACACAAAACTCAAACGCGACGAGAGATG AGAGATGCCGTGGCTACATCACATTGTTCTCAGCCAAACAACCTTGAATTTGACATGGCCATGGAATGGTGCTTGCACCAAGCTAGACATGAGCACGCGTCTGAAAGCGTATCTAAG CGGCAATTGGAGGAGATGAAGGCGCTGCGGATTAACTTCAAGCCTAAACTTCCTTAG
- the LOC104769376 gene encoding psbP domain-containing protein 5, chloroplastic isoform X1, with amino-acid sequence MDEPKKEEEVKKEAPIAMALLCPSLPSPNCRLFRCRRRSSNISSKYHKELMIARSGVSTRSISSEEGLSRRDLVLIGLSSPLSMLLPLSPVTYAEEDLKMVAEELKVGSMVDDVNAYSYAYPLELPSEKLVFKWVESRKPERYSSAAPLSPDARLRIVSERVDLIDNLVISISIGPPNSTLKSKEKNTWAAKEVADSVLSDKSALRVTSSQRLEESSVLDAHATDIDGEPYWYYEYLVRKSPTKIAEASKLYRHYISSTAERDGYLYTINASTLGKQWDKMGPVLERTVESFRLLPATDSYVPPYKDPWRFW; translated from the exons ATGGATGAGCctaagaaggaagaagaagtgaagaaggaAGCTCCCATAGCCATGGCTCTTCTCTGTCCATCTCTTCCCTCTCCGAATTGTCGTCTTTTCAG gtgcagaagaagaagcagcaacaTTTCGAGTAAGTATCACAAGGAGCTGATGATTGCTCGTTCTGGCGTTTCTACGAGATCGATTTCTTCGGAAGAAGGGCTTTCTCGTAGGGATTTGGTTCTGATTGgtctctcttctcctttgtcTATGCTCTTGCCTCTATCTCCTG TCACTTATGCAGAAGAAGACCTGAAAATGGTTGCAGAAGAATTAAAAGTGGGTTCAATGGTGGATGATGTTAATGCTTATTCCTATGCTTACCCATTGGAGTTGCCATCTGAGAAGCTTGTCTTCAAATG GGTGGAATCGAGAAAGCCTGAGCGTTACTCTTCAGCTGCACCACTCTCTC CTGATGCACGTCTACGCATTGTTTCTGAACGAGTTGACCTCATCGACAACCTTGTAATTTCTATTTCG ATAGGTCCCCCAAACTCgacattaaaatcaaaagaaaagaatacaTGGGCAGCTAAGGAAGTTGCTGACTCTGTCTTGTCTGATAAGTCAGCATTG CGTGTCACCTCAAGTCAGCGTCTCGAAGAGAGCTCGGTTCTTGATGCACATGCTACTGAT ATTGATGGGGAGCCTTACTGGTACTATGAGTACCTTGTTCGCAAATCACCAACTAAAATT GCTGAAGCATCAAAGCTTTACAGACACTATATTTCTTCAACAGCTGAACGTGATG GGTACTTATACACCATAAACGCTTCAACCCTTGGCAAGCAATGGGACAAG ATGGGACCGGTGTTAGAAAGAACAGTAGAATCCTTTAGGCTTCTTCCTGCTACTGATAGTTATGTTCCTCCATACAAGGATCCATGGAGGTTTTGGTGA
- the LOC104769379 gene encoding GTP-binding protein At2g22870, which translates to MILAQLPRFHLSILARPSFSLSSSHFNFLNPKPPVTVARNLFSFASKSNLATVEPIPLPVSDSSDLDDAPVEISLDKLFIPPETDVSGDDSASLTARILKGSNIVLSKYARDAQVVQADYVKSSVKTEDCPADGLPEFALVGRSNVGKSSLLNSLVRRKRLALTSKKPGKTQCINHFRINDKWYLVDLPGYGYASAPHELKQDWNKFTKDYFLNRSTLVSVFLLVDASIPVKQIDLDYASWLGQNQVPMTMIFTKCDKRKKKKNGGKRPEENIKEFQDLIQGFFETTPPWIMTSSVTNQGRDEILLHMAQLRNYWLKH; encoded by the exons ATGATTTTAGCGCAGCTTCCAAGATTTCATCTCTCAATCCTCGCGAGACCCTCATTCTCGCTATCTTCTTCGCATTTCAATTTCCTAAACCCTAAGCCTCCGGTTACAGTAGCTCGGAACCTTTTCTCATTCGCGTCTAAATCGAATCTCGCCACTGTTGAACCTATACCGCTTCCTGTCTCGGATTCGTCCGATCTAGATGATGCTCCTGTCGAGATTTCGCTCGACAAGCTTTTTATTCCGCCTGAGACTGATGTATCCGGCGACGACTCGGCGAGTTTAACGGCGAGGATACTGAAAGGTTCGAATATAGTGCTGAGCAAGTACGCAAGGGACGCACAGGTGGTTCAGGCTGATTATGTGAAGAGTAGTGTCAAGACGGAGGATTGTCCGGCCGATGGGTTGCCGGAGTTTGCGCTTGTCGGGAGATCCAATGTTGGGAAATCTTCGCTTCTCAATTCGTTGGTGAGGAGGAAACGCCTTGCCTTGACTTCTAAGAAACCTG GAAAGACGCAATGCATCAATCATTTCCGGATCAACGACAAGTGGTACTTGGTAGATTTGCCTGGCTACGG GTATGCATCAGCACCGCATGAACTCAAACAAGACTGGAACAAGTTCACCAAAGACTATTTCCTAAACCGTTCAACACTGGTCTCAGTGTTTTTGCTAGTTGATGCCAGCATACCTGTAAAGCAAATTGATCTCGATTACGCAAGCTGGCTTGGTCAAAACCAG GTTCCAATGACTATGATATTCACGAAATGtgacaagaggaagaagaagaaaaacggAGGGAAGAGACCGGAGGAGAACATAAAGGAGTTCCAAGACTTGATCCAAGGGTTCTTTGAGACAACACCACCATGGATTATGACCAGCAGTGTGACAAATCAAGGTCGGGACGAGATATTGTTGCATATGGCTCAGCTAAGAAACTACTGGCTCAAACACTAA
- the LOC104769374 gene encoding polyadenylate-binding protein-interacting protein 5-like — protein sequence MKPGAFALNPHAASYVPLSKRMDCGGSGDDDGLVFAMAPAQQISFSGVEVSKPNKSSEMAYKQIRDDDLDIEMEIDMDIEYLLVTFSGLSQESITDVYLANNGDLEATIEMLNQLEIYSTESQENLPETLDIGIGDISESGPSTSKASEVVASSSSVIPTNAPVSA from the exons atgaagCCAGGAGCATTTGCATTGAATCCGCATGCAGCATCATATGTACCACTCTCTAAAAGAATGGATTGTGGTGGtagtggtgatgatgatggtctgGTGTTTGCCATGGCCCCTGCGCAGCAGATAAGTTTCTCAGGGGTTGAAGTGTCAAAGCCGAATAAATCCTCTGAAATGGCATACAAGCAGATCAGGGATGATGATTTGGATATAGAGATGGAGATAGACATGGATATTGAATACCTTCTAGTCACATTCTCTGGTCTCTCACAAGAGTCTATTACTGATGTTTACCTCGCCAATAACGGTGATCTTGAAGCTACCATTGAGATGCTGAATCAGCTTGAG ATATACAGCACTGAATCTCAAGAAAACCTCCCAGAGACGCTTGATATTGGCATTGGGGATATCTCTGAATCAGGGCCTTCAACCTCAAAAGCTTCTGAAGTcgttgcatcatcatcatctgttaTCCCTACTAATGCACCTGTATCGGCCTGA
- the LOC104769377 gene encoding uncharacterized protein LOC104769377: MSQHSNYQMATGFDYYSTKPVLSGIKSHNKLISGVFEGKCPSDYESAWSPTSPLDFRLFSSFGNPFGGSSSRSIWKGKQKSWDSGKVGLSILHSLDDDDHHTDSSSRIVLPSVDSKNIIFGSLMRSGNQNPHLLSQPFAKALMPKNDMSNVVFEIGHDVIDVVDAVGNSSVDNNACQVIEEAPGSVNGSTESDIEISEDYTCVIQHGPNPKTTHFYGDQVLESVEHNESKNHCCRNKKESIFTIASPDLTTPIDVLPPSDFLSVCYGCNKKLGLGKEIYMYRGYKAFCSSECRSEEIYRDEELEDEEGEDEDTIKSVSSSDKDLSKKTSNGVFFTVG; encoded by the exons ATGTCTCAGCATTCAAACTATCAAATGGCCACTGGTTTCGATTACTATTCAACAAAACCGGTGTTGTCAGGGATTAAGAGCCACAACAAACTCATCTCTGGTGTCTTTGAAGGCAAGTGTCCATCTGATTATGAATCTGCTTGGAGCCCAACTTCTCCTTTGGATTTCAGATTGTTCTCCAGTTTTGGGAATCCCTTtggtggttcttcttcaagatcaaTCTGGAAAGGGAAACAAAAGAGCTGGGATTCTGGTAAAGTAGGCTTGAGCATTCTGCAttctcttgatgatgatgaccatcACACTGACTCATCATCAAGGATTGTTTTACCATCAGTTGATAGTAAAAACATAATCTTTGGGTCTTTGATGAGAAGTGGAAACCAGAATCCTCATCTGCTCTCTCAGCCTTTTGCTAAAGCTTTGATGCCCAAGAATGATATGTCCAATGTTGTTTTTGAGATTGGACATGATGTGATTGATGTGGTCGATGCTGTTGGGAACTCCAGTGTGGACAACAATGCTTGTCAGGTGATAGAGGAAGCGCCAGGATCAGTTAATGGGAGTACTGAAAGTGACATTGAGATCTCAGAGGACTACACTTGTGTAATTCAACATGGTCCTAACCCCAAAACCACCCATTTTTACGGGGATCAGGTTCTGGAGTCCGTAGAGCACAATGAGTCGAAGAACCATTGTTgcagaaacaagaaagagagcATTTTTACAATTGCTTCTCCTGACTTGACAACACCTATTGATGTGTTACCTCCCAGTGACTTCTTGAGCGTCTGCTACGGCTGTAACAAGAAGTTGGGTTTGGGGAAAGAGATATACATGTACAG aGGATACAAAGCGTTCTGCAGTAGTGAGTGCCGTTCAGAGGAGATATACCGGGATGAGGAATTggaggatgaagaaggagaagatgaagacacAATCAAGTCTGTCTCGTCTTCAGACAAGGACCTGTCTAAAAAGACGAGTAACGGTGTGTTCTTCACTGTGGGCTGA